The sequence below is a genomic window from Gloeocapsa sp. PCC 73106.
GAGTCCTTTTCGCGTTAGAGATTCTCACTTAAGTCAAACTAGACAAGCGTGGTTAGAGGTATTACCCTTAAAAAAGCGATCGCTCACTCTGGATTCCTATCAAATTACCGTAGTAGATATACCCCCCACCGTCCAAGAATACTGTACCCCCGCACCCGGTGGAAGAGAAACCTGTTTAGTTGGTCCTTATTTATTTAACCAACTATGGTTACCCACGACAGCATTATTTATTTTCCTCTTAGGTAGTATTTTGGGATTGGGTTTTGCTGTTAACTATTGGCGACGCTTACAAAAAAGATGGCGATTAAACATAGACTTCGAAGGAACCAATCAGGAAGCACAAACCAATTATTTAGCTCATCAGCAAAAAATTACCATAGGAGGTGAGGGATTTAACGCTATTTCCTGTCCTGGAACCGAAATTAGAGCTTATTTAGAAAGGAAAAACATCCAGATGTATCTGACTCCCACAGGGTTAGCACCAATTTCTTATCGCGGTAACGAGATTACCACTAAGCAAAAAATTAGTACCAACTATTTCACGATCAATTGTCCCCAAAACGGAAAAGACTTTTACATCAATATCAAAGTAACTAAATAGAGGATAGACCATGGCACAAGCAACGAGCAACGAGCGCCAAAAACAATCAATTAAACGCACCATTTGTATAGGACTCGGAGGAACCGGTAGAGACGTATTGATGCGTATTCGTCGCTTAATCGTGGAACGTCATGGGAATTTAAGCGAACTTCCCCTGGTTGGTTTTGTGCATATTGATACCGAAAAAGGAGCCAGACAAGTCTCAAGTTTGCGCGGTGGAAGTATTTATCACGGGGTAGATCTGAGCTTTTCTGACGCCGAAACCGTAGCCGCGACGATGAATACTATAGAAATTAACACCCTCCTCCAAGGGCTAAAACAGAGGCAGAAAGACGATCGCCCAGGTCCCTATGACCACATCCAGCGCTGGTTTCCACCCCAATTACTCAACAATCTCAAAGCTGTAGAAGACGGCGCCAAAGGAATCAGACCGGTAGGACGTCTCGCTTTTTTTCACAATTATCGCAAGATTCAAGCAGCGATTGAACAAGCGGAAAATCGTACCCGCGGTTACGAAGATCGGCTACTGAAAAAGGGTTGGGTCGTCGAACCTGGTTTAGACATTTTCGTAGTCGGATCTCTGTGTGGAGGAACTGGAAGCGGGATATTTTTAGATGTAGCCTATCATTTGAGGCGTTTTTACGGAGACGCTGGAGCTCAAATCTCCGCTTATTTAGTCATTAGTCCGGAGATATATGGTGGCGCTCCCAATATGTGCGCTAATACCTACGCAGCTTTAAAAGAGTTAAACTATCATACTA
It includes:
- a CDS encoding VWA domain-containing protein, which encodes MNSSCETQIIPSQQPLQPWQKNALNWVASLHGGRDVVIAIDLTESVGFNDGTTIRLRQIVEDSLQPNDTVYVVPFAATVNPLNSPESSIIFRGKAGEIETIIQAIPTESVLNLKNTDIQAAELYIYQKLAQINQCRLSQNLPVKPQSVVWITDAPLFTEAGITSEVWIETPAESPFRVRDSHLSQTRQAWLEVLPLKKRSLTLDSYQITVVDIPPTVQEYCTPAPGGRETCLVGPYLFNQLWLPTTALFIFLLGSILGLGFAVNYWRRLQKRWRLNIDFEGTNQEAQTNYLAHQQKITIGGEGFNAISCPGTEIRAYLERKNIQMYLTPTGLAPISYRGNEITTKQKISTNYFTINCPQNGKDFYINIKVTK